In Fibrobacter sp. UWH4, a single genomic region encodes these proteins:
- a CDS encoding fibro-slime domain-containing protein: MKLFGKKGKNVLGAVIGCASMLYAVDDIRQLDIVVRDFQPNHPDFENFSEEAVAHDNQIFNYSANGALMNVYGYDATWLGKRACHTTCGNMASKTGALIARDGHPKTVNPVLPPYLQTASMDETLEYGECETSTVPGITQRGYRNALNTVSGFVCQGNKTYWANPVYYTPGMVATYMQFDAPNPETGERDMYDGAHIVKLNELCDNQFFDQWYNDVDGWNLRTNMTMDIPKDPAGSNYYIYDYNYNNGGYSPLDSIDPVSKKWIQPKVCNPDIQENKKCEQYGPQSLSIFCPPYDYQYNKTQTDFQGANTYALCTSWLQNGGPRAVTGPMANVVYGDGVRPTTNITPYGSAAWNATQAHGDLGWKHLRNYAFTMMGYAKFKYRAANQVPTPEVFEFAGDDDMWIYVDGVLAVDLGGTHLSAPGSVNIQTLALNNHGCHAGEPLSGDSNCEGASDATGWADNTWHHLHFFYADRQTDGSNIYIRTSLSELAPSRYGQPAVGSVVVTVDENGNQNVSMLLNTTLDDNTLAMMQTSGQPAILVMREVENADGTKSKVVYGFYISSVQQGQNKGSSGVQYDFSGVLMDLQGNIVETGIVGNDKIAFNYPKTEGLVSDEDAAALYSEVWTQLMGWAEKMSFSVMSSSGKGVTGPPNSYEDWANTKLVANTKVASFTLDSLIERPDFTGQSNILTQVADNNSGELPLNYTADLLIASIPAGKGRNGNPLDLTPAEKKVYSAAAPEAGSTGNQTTAFVGGNASGASGMCYGNGDGTNESCTSIAYPVSGPFRLNVRVFDHLGHFVSQYQQIVTEEMLHKALGTESHPSGCTKPLYGETGAAWITVKMYPVSQNGRLLATGPYIYQVTFVQEQTTHCLVVGATPQDNTVFYSRSSDTYRFGYKRSKHK; the protein is encoded by the coding sequence CATACGACTTGTGGTAACATGGCCTCCAAAACGGGAGCCCTGATTGCCCGTGACGGCCATCCCAAGACGGTGAACCCGGTGTTGCCGCCCTATTTGCAGACTGCCTCCATGGATGAAACCTTGGAATACGGTGAATGTGAAACATCGACGGTTCCTGGAATCACGCAGCGCGGTTATAGAAACGCATTGAATACGGTGAGCGGCTTTGTCTGCCAGGGCAACAAGACTTATTGGGCGAATCCGGTGTACTACACCCCGGGGATGGTCGCTACCTACATGCAATTCGACGCTCCCAACCCAGAAACGGGTGAACGAGACATGTATGACGGTGCCCATATCGTAAAGCTGAATGAACTTTGTGACAACCAGTTCTTCGACCAGTGGTACAACGATGTGGATGGCTGGAACCTGAGAACGAACATGACCATGGATATTCCGAAGGATCCGGCCGGTTCGAACTATTATATCTATGACTACAACTACAATAACGGTGGTTACTCGCCTCTCGATTCTATTGATCCGGTAAGTAAAAAGTGGATTCAGCCCAAGGTCTGTAATCCGGATATCCAGGAAAACAAGAAGTGTGAACAGTACGGTCCGCAGAGTCTTTCCATTTTCTGTCCGCCGTACGATTACCAGTACAACAAGACCCAGACCGACTTCCAGGGAGCCAACACTTACGCCCTTTGCACGTCCTGGTTGCAGAATGGCGGTCCCCGAGCCGTTACGGGTCCTATGGCAAACGTTGTCTATGGCGACGGTGTTCGCCCCACCACGAATATCACTCCTTACGGCAGTGCCGCGTGGAATGCCACCCAAGCGCATGGCGATCTTGGCTGGAAGCACCTGCGTAATTATGCCTTTACGATGATGGGTTATGCTAAGTTCAAGTATCGTGCCGCAAACCAGGTTCCGACTCCCGAAGTCTTTGAATTCGCGGGTGACGACGATATGTGGATCTATGTGGACGGTGTGCTCGCGGTGGATTTGGGCGGTACCCACTTGTCTGCTCCGGGTAGCGTGAACATCCAAACGCTTGCCTTGAATAACCATGGTTGCCATGCGGGTGAACCGCTTTCAGGCGATTCCAACTGCGAAGGCGCCTCTGACGCAACCGGTTGGGCCGACAATACTTGGCATCACCTGCACTTCTTCTATGCGGACCGCCAGACCGATGGTTCCAACATCTATATTAGAACGTCCCTTTCTGAACTTGCTCCGTCCCGCTACGGTCAGCCGGCCGTCGGTAGCGTGGTGGTCACTGTGGATGAAAACGGTAACCAGAACGTGAGCATGCTCTTGAACACGACTCTGGATGACAATACGCTTGCCATGATGCAGACCTCTGGACAGCCGGCGATCCTTGTTATGCGCGAAGTGGAAAATGCCGACGGAACGAAGTCCAAGGTCGTTTATGGCTTCTATATTAGCTCGGTGCAGCAAGGCCAGAACAAAGGCTCCTCTGGAGTGCAGTACGACTTCTCGGGTGTCCTGATGGACCTGCAGGGTAATATCGTTGAAACGGGTATCGTGGGTAACGACAAGATTGCGTTCAACTACCCGAAAACCGAAGGCCTTGTTTCTGATGAAGATGCCGCCGCCCTGTATTCTGAAGTCTGGACCCAGTTGATGGGCTGGGCCGAAAAGATGAGCTTCTCGGTTATGTCTTCGTCTGGCAAGGGCGTGACCGGTCCTCCCAACTCTTACGAAGACTGGGCAAACACCAAGCTCGTGGCAAACACCAAGGTGGCTTCGTTTACGCTTGACTCCCTCATTGAACGTCCTGACTTTACGGGTCAGTCCAATATCCTTACTCAGGTTGCCGACAATAATTCCGGTGAACTGCCGCTGAACTACACGGCCGACCTGTTGATCGCTTCTATTCCTGCCGGTAAGGGCCGCAACGGAAACCCGCTTGACTTGACCCCCGCAGAAAAGAAGGTTTACTCTGCTGCTGCACCGGAAGCGGGCTCTACCGGTAACCAGACGACAGCTTTTGTTGGTGGTAATGCCTCTGGCGCCTCTGGAATGTGCTACGGTAACGGTGATGGCACCAATGAAAGCTGCACCAGTATTGCTTATCCGGTTTCCGGTCCGTTCCGCCTGAATGTTCGCGTCTTTGACCATCTGGGTCATTTCGTAAGCCAGTACCAGCAGATCGTGACCGAAGAAATGCTGCACAAGGCGTTGGGTACTGAATCGCACCCGAGCGGATGCACCAAGCCGCTCTATGGTGAAACGGGTGCTGCCTGGATTACCGTCAAGATGTATCCGGTCTCGCAGAATGGCCGTCTCCTTGCAACGGGTCCCTACATTTACCAGGTGACTTTCGTGCAGGAACAGACGACGCATTGCCTTGTGGTGGGTGCTACCCCGCAGGACAACACCGTGTTCTATAGCCGTTCGAGCGACACCTACCGCTTTGGTTATAAGCGCAGCAAGCACAAGTAA
- a CDS encoding SDR family oxidoreductase translates to MIDVKGKWTLITGGCRGVGRLTAIEMAKLGANIILQGRDKAHAEPVIAELKKYGVEVRAVGCNLENESEIDAALAEIDSWGVQVDLVFNNAGLMSHYFTDYLTNTMDDFHHAMAVNFFAPIKIAYHFLPGMIKRGFGRMQLTTSGIANEPELMGYACAKAALTKFVKDFACKLNGTDVMMNVMDPGWLRTDLGGPNAPNAPESVIPGSMVSVLLDDKKSGRWFSAQEFTGMSLADAVEKGKSVE, encoded by the coding sequence ATGATCGACGTGAAGGGCAAATGGACCTTGATTACCGGCGGCTGCCGTGGAGTTGGCCGTCTCACCGCTATCGAAATGGCGAAACTCGGTGCGAACATCATTTTGCAGGGGCGCGACAAGGCTCATGCCGAACCGGTGATTGCCGAACTCAAGAAGTATGGTGTTGAAGTCCGCGCCGTAGGCTGTAACCTTGAAAACGAATCCGAAATTGATGCGGCTCTTGCCGAAATTGATAGCTGGGGAGTGCAGGTGGACCTCGTGTTCAACAATGCCGGGCTCATGAGCCATTACTTTACCGACTACCTGACCAATACCATGGACGATTTCCACCACGCCATGGCGGTGAATTTCTTTGCTCCTATCAAGATCGCCTATCACTTTTTGCCGGGCATGATCAAGCGCGGTTTTGGCCGTATGCAGCTCACTACGAGTGGTATTGCGAATGAACCCGAACTGATGGGGTATGCGTGCGCCAAGGCCGCTCTCACCAAGTTCGTGAAGGATTTCGCCTGCAAGCTGAATGGTACCGACGTGATGATGAACGTGATGGATCCGGGTTGGCTCCGCACGGATCTCGGCGGCCCGAACGCACCTAACGCTCCCGAATCCGTGATTCCGGGCTCCATGGTCTCTGTGCTTCTTGACGACAAGAAGAGCGGCCGTTGGTTCAGCGCACAGGAATTTACCGGTATGTCCCTTGCCGACGCAGTTGAAAAGGGCAAGTCTGTAGAATAA
- the tgt gene encoding tRNA guanosine(34) transglycosylase Tgt, whose translation MNRFELLKTSKKSKARLGVVHTDHGDVTTPIFMPVGTEATVKAVTPAQLKDIKAEIILANTYHLYLRPTTPRIAKAGGIHKFMGWDGPVLTDSGGFQVWSLKDLRKITPDGVEFRSILDGSKHFFSPASVMNAQREIGADIIMALDECTPFPSTAKEAEHSLKFTLKWTAEAMQWLKEHPPIHGYDQQFFGIIQGGMHKDLRKQAIERIAELGPDGYAMGGLSVGEPTETMYEIADFCTDILPQDHARYVMGVGTPWNLLELIERGVDMCDCVMPTRNARNGMLFTSEGVLRYKAARHAEEFDKPVDPNCDCYCCRNFSRAYLRHLHHAGESLGFTLASIHNLHFYLHLMREAKQHIADDTFEEWKKEKCEILQRDLQ comes from the coding sequence ATGAACCGTTTTGAGCTTCTAAAGACCTCCAAAAAGTCAAAAGCGCGTCTTGGCGTGGTCCACACCGACCATGGCGACGTGACAACGCCGATTTTCATGCCTGTGGGCACCGAAGCGACCGTAAAAGCGGTAACGCCCGCGCAACTTAAGGACATCAAGGCCGAAATTATCCTTGCAAACACCTATCACCTTTACCTGCGCCCCACCACCCCGCGAATCGCAAAAGCGGGCGGCATCCACAAATTTATGGGCTGGGACGGCCCCGTCTTGACGGATAGCGGCGGATTCCAGGTGTGGAGTCTGAAGGATTTGCGCAAAATCACCCCCGATGGTGTGGAATTCAGAAGCATCCTGGACGGTTCGAAGCACTTTTTCAGTCCGGCAAGCGTGATGAACGCCCAGCGCGAAATCGGCGCGGACATCATCATGGCGCTTGACGAATGTACTCCGTTCCCGAGTACCGCCAAGGAAGCCGAACATAGCCTCAAGTTCACGCTCAAGTGGACGGCCGAGGCCATGCAATGGCTCAAGGAACACCCGCCCATTCACGGCTACGACCAGCAATTCTTCGGAATCATCCAGGGCGGCATGCACAAGGACCTGCGCAAGCAGGCTATCGAACGCATCGCGGAACTTGGCCCCGACGGTTATGCCATGGGCGGCCTTTCTGTCGGCGAACCGACCGAAACCATGTACGAAATCGCCGACTTCTGCACCGACATTCTGCCGCAGGACCACGCCCGCTACGTGATGGGCGTCGGAACGCCGTGGAACCTGCTCGAACTCATCGAGCGCGGCGTGGACATGTGCGACTGCGTGATGCCTACCCGAAACGCCCGCAACGGAATGCTCTTTACCAGCGAAGGTGTATTACGCTACAAGGCCGCCCGCCATGCCGAAGAATTCGACAAGCCGGTCGACCCGAATTGCGACTGCTACTGCTGCCGCAACTTTAGCCGCGCGTACCTGCGCCACCTGCATCACGCCGGAGAATCCCTCGGGTTTACGCTTGCAAGCATTCACAACCTGCACTTTTACCTGCACCTGATGCGCGAGGCCAAGCAGCACATCGCCGACGACACCTTCGAGGAATGGAAAAAGGAAAAGTGCGAAATTTTGCAGCGCGACCTTCAATAG